In Bacteroidota bacterium, one DNA window encodes the following:
- a CDS encoding NTP transferase domain-containing protein: MKAIIMAGGFGTRLRPLTMHLPKPMVPLMNRPMMEHIVRLLKQHGFHDLTSLLYFHPDAITSYFGDGMPFGVSMHYVKAEADYGTAGSVRNATEQLGINERILIISGDVLTDFDLTQAIKYHEEKGAIGTIVLTRVKNPLQYGVVITDEGGRIERFLEKPSWGEVFSDTINTGIYILEPEAFNRIPYKREFDFSKDLFPMLLEEHAGLYGYIAEGYWRDIGNLGEYHEAHLDALASRVRIQSAGTPVKNAMIESGAMTEGVEFYGFNVIGKNAKVAPGVKLLNCVIGADCVIHGGSRIDHTVMWNSVEIGERTQVSYDVICNDTTIGSGAHVHEFVYMGERCSIGDGAEVMPNVKLWPEKVVEAGSILNTSLVWEGKWSKALFTNSRISGLSNIEVTPEFSAKVGASLGAMVGAGKRVVISRDSDFGSRLISRALTSGLMGAGVDVADLDQTPIPLTRHYLLGGRQAAGVHIRKNPNDPRRSDLIFFDSDGKDLPNGKGKTIERYFFGEDFPRAPYDKVGAIEFPAHSGEAYRKLFLAGLDTDAIARSKFRIAIDYANGIASTIFPYMLGSLGVNVVSVNAYLDPTRLTRAPEEFQRSIEQLHNIVTSLGSDMGFILDAGGERITLLDHNGAVFNNQSLLLLVTKLFLESSKIAKTEVKCIAVPVSASVAVEKIAATYGVEVQYTRNSHAAMMVASGAEDVAFVGGTMGGFIFSDYFFAVDGMYTAARIMQMRAKIGRRLGDIAAELPLRHQTRRSTFCPQDQLGTVMRRAVEHTKHMPRILVDGIRFQPIEGNDAFVLVIPERERPNCEILVDAATVETAEQLATQYTEMVTEWRKS; the protein is encoded by the coding sequence ATGAAAGCGATCATAATGGCAGGCGGATTCGGCACGCGATTGCGGCCGTTGACGATGCACCTCCCAAAACCGATGGTCCCGCTGATGAACCGGCCGATGATGGAGCATATCGTCCGGTTGCTGAAACAACACGGGTTTCATGACCTGACCTCGCTGCTGTATTTTCATCCCGACGCCATTACATCATACTTCGGCGATGGTATGCCGTTCGGCGTATCAATGCACTATGTCAAAGCCGAAGCCGATTACGGCACGGCCGGCTCCGTGCGAAATGCGACCGAGCAGCTCGGCATCAACGAGCGTATTCTGATTATCTCCGGCGATGTATTGACCGACTTCGATCTGACCCAAGCGATCAAGTACCACGAAGAGAAGGGCGCCATCGGGACGATCGTGTTGACGCGGGTCAAGAATCCGTTGCAGTATGGTGTCGTCATCACCGACGAGGGCGGCCGGATCGAACGCTTTCTCGAAAAGCCGTCGTGGGGCGAAGTCTTCAGCGATACGATCAACACGGGGATTTATATTCTCGAACCGGAAGCGTTCAACAGAATCCCGTACAAACGCGAATTCGATTTTTCGAAAGACCTGTTCCCGATGCTGCTCGAAGAGCATGCCGGACTTTATGGCTATATCGCCGAAGGATACTGGCGCGACATCGGAAATCTCGGCGAGTATCATGAAGCGCATCTCGACGCATTGGCATCTCGCGTACGGATCCAATCGGCGGGCACGCCGGTCAAGAATGCGATGATCGAAAGCGGTGCGATGACCGAAGGCGTCGAATTCTATGGTTTCAACGTCATCGGGAAGAACGCGAAGGTCGCGCCGGGCGTGAAGCTGCTCAATTGCGTGATCGGTGCAGACTGCGTCATTCACGGCGGTTCGCGTATCGACCATACAGTCATGTGGAATTCGGTCGAGATCGGCGAACGCACGCAGGTCAGTTACGACGTCATCTGCAACGATACCACGATCGGAAGCGGGGCACACGTCCACGAGTTCGTGTACATGGGCGAACGATGCAGCATCGGTGACGGCGCCGAGGTGATGCCGAACGTGAAGCTGTGGCCCGAGAAAGTGGTCGAGGCCGGTTCGATCCTCAACACCAGTCTCGTCTGGGAAGGCAAGTGGTCGAAGGCTCTGTTCACCAACTCGCGCATCAGCGGTTTGTCGAATATCGAGGTCACACCGGAGTTTTCTGCCAAAGTCGGTGCATCGCTCGGCGCGATGGTTGGCGCCGGCAAACGGGTGGTGATCTCGCGCGACAGCGATTTCGGCTCGCGGCTCATTAGTAGGGCGCTCACGAGCGGGCTCATGGGTGCGGGCGTCGATGTTGCCGATCTCGATCAAACACCGATCCCGCTCACACGGCATTACCTGCTCGGGGGCCGTCAGGCCGCCGGCGTGCATATCCGCAAGAATCCGAACGATCCGCGTCGTTCCGATCTTATTTTTTTCGACTCCGACGGCAAAGACCTTCCGAACGGCAAAGGGAAGACCATCGAGCGCTACTTCTTCGGGGAAGATTTTCCGCGCGCGCCCTACGACAAAGTCGGCGCCATCGAATTTCCAGCCCATAGTGGCGAGGCATATCGCAAGCTCTTTCTTGCGGGGCTCGATACCGATGCGATCGCCCGTTCCAAGTTTCGTATAGCCATCGACTATGCCAACGGCATCGCATCGACGATCTTCCCATATATGCTTGGTTCGCTTGGGGTCAATGTAGTATCGGTCAATGCGTATCTCGACCCGACACGTCTGACACGTGCGCCGGAGGAATTCCAGCGTTCGATCGAGCAATTGCATAACATCGTTACATCGCTCGGCTCCGACATGGGTTTTATCCTCGATGCCGGGGGCGAACGCATTACGCTCCTCGATCATAACGGCGCGGTGTTCAACAACCAAAGCTTATTGCTGCTGGTGACGAAGCTCTTTCTCGAATCGAGCAAGATCGCAAAGACGGAAGTCAAATGCATCGCCGTTCCGGTTTCGGCTTCGGTTGCCGTCGAGAAGATCGCCGCGACGTATGGCGTTGAGGTGCAATACACGCGCAACTCGCATGCTGCGATGATGGTCGCCAGCGGCGCGGAGGACGTTGCCTTTGTCGGCGGCACGATGGGCGGTTTTATTTTTTCCGACTACTTCTTTGCCGTCGATGGCATGTACACGGCTGCGCGGATCATGCAGATGCGTGCGAAGATCGGCCGCCGCCTCGGCGATATCGCCGCCGAACTTCCGCTTCGCCATCAAACACGCCGCTCGACCTTCTGCCCGCAGGATCAACTCGGCACGGTCATGCGCCGTGCGGTCGAGCACACCAAACACATGCCGCGCATCCTTGTCGACGGCATTCGTTTCCAACCGATCGAGGGCAACGATGCCTTCGTGCTTGTCATCCCGGAGCGCGAGCGCCCGAACTGCGAAATCCTTGTCGATGCAGCAACGGTAGAGACCGCCGAACAGCTTGCCACCCAATACACGGAAATGGTTACGGAGTGGCGCAAAAGCTGA
- the panB gene encoding 3-methyl-2-oxobutanoate hydroxymethyltransferase, whose product MRVTTRTIADKKQRGEKISMLTAYDYTFARLLDQAQIDMLLVGDSVSNVVQGNETTLPVTLDEMIYHTKAVIKGAGSHSMVVCDLPFMSYQADPVEGFRNAGRVMKETGAGAVKLEGGERACAAVKLMTDNGIPVCGHLGLTPQSINQFGTYRTRGTNPEEAEQLKRDAMALQDAGVFAIVLEKIPAALAAEVTKMLKVATIGIGAGNGCDGQVLVLHDMLGLNEEFHPRFVRKYLSLAEEVRNAFKQYGEDVRSGNFPNHDESY is encoded by the coding sequence ATGAGAGTGACGACAAGAACGATTGCAGACAAAAAGCAGCGCGGCGAGAAGATCTCGATGCTGACGGCGTACGACTATACGTTCGCCCGATTGCTCGATCAGGCACAAATCGATATGCTCCTTGTCGGCGACTCCGTGTCGAATGTCGTCCAAGGTAACGAAACGACGCTGCCGGTCACGCTCGACGAGATGATCTACCATACCAAGGCCGTGATTAAAGGCGCCGGCTCGCATTCGATGGTCGTCTGCGATCTGCCGTTCATGAGCTATCAAGCCGATCCGGTCGAAGGCTTCCGGAATGCAGGGCGTGTGATGAAAGAGACCGGGGCCGGCGCCGTCAAACTCGAAGGCGGCGAACGCGCCTGCGCTGCGGTGAAACTCATGACCGATAACGGTATTCCAGTCTGCGGCCATTTAGGGCTGACGCCGCAATCGATCAACCAGTTCGGAACCTACCGTACGCGAGGGACGAATCCCGAAGAAGCCGAACAACTCAAACGCGATGCGATGGCGCTGCAGGATGCGGGTGTGTTCGCGATCGTGCTCGAGAAGATCCCCGCAGCGCTTGCAGCCGAGGTGACGAAGATGTTGAAGGTCGCGACGATCGGAATCGGCGCCGGCAACGGCTGCGACGGCCAGGTGTTGGTGCTCCATGACATGCTCGGCCTCAACGAAGAATTTCATCCGCGCTTCGTGCGAAAGTATCTCTCGCTTGCCGAAGAAGTCCGTAATGCGTTCAAGCAGTACGGGGAAGATGTACGGTCCGGCAATTTCCCGAATCACGACGAATCGTACTAA
- a CDS encoding D-alanine--D-alanine ligase produces MNLCILFGGTSAEREISLLSGYAMAKAYEALGHTVTLLDPATGRTMAIKEYQTMPPHASAPTPAELGALSQGTVFVDSLTSKAVRDADCVVIGLHGVPGEDGPVQGVLELLGKKFTGSGSRCSAVSIDKAYTKILMQAAGVPTPKWSFVTSTAPVTLDSIMKDAQAKMPGGIVIKPNDQGSTVGLTISTQADFDFEAGIRLAWQYSNGALIEEFIDGRELTVTILDGTPLPIVEIAPEGGFYDYHHKYTKGMTQYYCPAELDETLTKQLQLSALTVYNCCDARGYARIDYRLKPDGTFYCLEINTLPGMTETSLVPKAAKAAGMTFEALCAKILEAAMR; encoded by the coding sequence ATGAATCTCTGCATCCTCTTTGGCGGTACGAGCGCCGAACGCGAAATCTCATTGCTCAGCGGGTACGCGATGGCAAAAGCCTATGAAGCGCTCGGACATACCGTCACGCTTCTCGATCCGGCGACCGGACGCACGATGGCGATCAAAGAGTACCAGACGATGCCGCCGCATGCCTCGGCCCCCACTCCCGCAGAGCTCGGCGCACTCTCACAGGGCACCGTGTTCGTCGATAGCCTGACATCGAAGGCGGTTCGCGATGCCGATTGCGTGGTCATCGGCCTGCACGGCGTCCCCGGAGAAGACGGGCCGGTACAAGGTGTGCTCGAACTTCTTGGCAAGAAATTTACCGGCAGCGGTTCGCGCTGTTCGGCGGTCAGCATCGACAAAGCATACACCAAGATCTTGATGCAAGCTGCCGGTGTTCCGACGCCGAAATGGAGCTTCGTCACCAGCACTGCACCCGTAACACTCGACTCGATCATGAAGGACGCACAAGCGAAAATGCCGGGCGGCATCGTTATCAAGCCGAACGATCAGGGTTCGACCGTCGGACTGACGATCTCGACCCAAGCCGATTTCGATTTTGAAGCGGGTATCCGGCTCGCATGGCAATACTCAAACGGTGCATTGATCGAAGAGTTTATCGACGGACGCGAACTCACCGTGACCATCCTCGACGGCACGCCGTTGCCCATTGTCGAGATTGCACCCGAAGGTGGATTTTACGATTATCATCACAAGTACACGAAGGGCATGACGCAGTATTACTGCCCCGCCGAGCTGGATGAAACCCTTACAAAACAATTACAGCTCAGCGCACTCACGGTTTATAATTGTTGCGACGCTCGCGGCTATGCACGCATCGACTATCGCCTGAAACCCGACGGCACGTTCTATTGCCTCGAGATCAATACGCTCCCCGGCATGACGGAGACGAGCCTCGTCCCCAAAGCCGCCAAAGCGGCCGGCATGACGTTCGAAGCACTCTGCGCGAAGATATTGGAAGCTGCGATGCGCTAA
- a CDS encoding winged helix-turn-helix transcriptional regulator gives MNLRRDVFQAIADPTRRAILLLVASQSMTAGAIAANFDTARPTVSKHLHILTECELLRQEQSGREVYYHLNPGKMKDIANFLEPFRVMWDERFNRLENVMRSRTPKK, from the coding sequence ATGAATTTACGACGTGACGTTTTCCAGGCGATCGCCGACCCGACGCGCAGAGCGATCCTCTTGCTTGTGGCATCGCAGTCGATGACGGCAGGTGCCATTGCGGCGAATTTCGATACGGCCAGACCGACCGTCTCGAAGCATCTGCACATCCTCACCGAATGCGAACTCTTGCGCCAAGAGCAGAGCGGACGCGAAGTGTATTACCATTTGAATCCGGGAAAGATGAAAGACATCGCCAATTTCCTCGAGCCGTTCCGCGTAATGTGGGACGAGCGGTTCAACCGACTCGAGAACGTCATGCGCTCACGCACACCAAAAAAATAA
- a CDS encoding SRPBCC domain-containing protein — MEQRTKIKAESGGQDLMITREFDLPVGLLFEAYIEPELVEAWMGTKVIKLDSKKHGSYHIQTSNPDGQVVFQADGVIHELVPNTKIIRTFEMLGTPFGVQLELLQFEALGDETSRLTMHVVYESGAQRDQVLQMGYVQGINMAHNRLQEVVHSSR; from the coding sequence ATGGAACAACGAACCAAGATCAAAGCGGAATCCGGCGGACAAGATCTCATGATCACGAGAGAATTCGACCTTCCCGTGGGCTTGCTCTTCGAAGCATACATCGAACCCGAACTCGTCGAGGCGTGGATGGGGACGAAAGTCATCAAACTCGACAGCAAAAAACACGGAAGCTATCACATCCAGACGTCCAACCCCGACGGACAAGTCGTCTTTCAGGCCGACGGAGTCATCCACGAGCTCGTACCGAATACAAAGATCATTCGTACATTCGAGATGCTCGGCACGCCGTTCGGTGTCCAGCTCGAACTCTTGCAATTCGAAGCGCTTGGCGACGAGACGAGCAGGCTCACGATGCACGTCGTGTACGAATCAGGCGCACAACGCGATCAGGTATTGCAGATGGGCTATGTACAGGGCATCAACATGGCGCATAATCGGTTGCAAGAGGTTGTTCACTCTTCACGATAA
- a CDS encoding YdeI/OmpD-associated family protein yields the protein MNPKVDAFIAREKQWKKEFELLREIALECELGEELKWGQPCYTTDGKNVLIIHGFKEYCGMLFVKGALLKDPKSILIQQTENVQAARQARFTSVQEITKLRTTLKAYIREAVDVEKKGLKVALKKTSEYTLPEEFEAKLRSNPKLRSAFNSLTPGRQRGYILYFSSAKQSKTREARIEKFTPNILAGKGLDD from the coding sequence ATGAACCCGAAGGTTGATGCATTCATCGCTCGAGAGAAGCAGTGGAAGAAGGAGTTCGAACTCCTGCGCGAGATCGCGCTCGAATGCGAACTTGGTGAAGAACTCAAGTGGGGACAACCGTGCTACACAACCGATGGCAAGAATGTCCTGATCATTCACGGCTTCAAAGAGTATTGCGGTATGCTCTTCGTCAAAGGAGCACTGCTCAAGGACCCGAAGTCTATCCTCATCCAACAGACCGAGAATGTGCAAGCGGCACGGCAAGCACGTTTCACGAGCGTGCAGGAGATTACAAAACTCCGCACCACGCTCAAGGCGTACATCCGCGAAGCGGTCGACGTCGAGAAGAAGGGATTGAAAGTCGCACTCAAGAAGACATCGGAATATACACTGCCCGAGGAGTTCGAAGCGAAGCTACGCTCGAACCCCAAGCTGCGCTCAGCATTCAACAGTCTGACACCCGGACGTCAGCGAGGGTACATCCTGTATTTCTCGAGCGCCAAGCAATCCAAAACACGCGAAGCGCGTATCGAGAA